Genomic window (Aethina tumida isolate Nest 87 chromosome 4, icAetTumi1.1, whole genome shotgun sequence):
GACATAATGCGATGCGACGTGCTGATCACGCAAGACCCGAAGACGGTGTTTCCGGACTTGGAGAACACCGACATCGAGATCTGGCGCGAGGGCTCCTCATACTCGAAGGCGTTGGCCACGTCCGGACCCCGTGACGTCGCCAAGTACACCTTCAAGAACGGCAACTATCCCCATCTGCACAACACACTCAAAATCGTCCCCAAATCGAAGAAGTCATGCCAAAAGTCCGACGCTCCAGATGCTGCCAGCAACAATGGTACCTCCTCCaccttttatgaattaaaaattaatttgttgatttattttaagatgagCGCAGCTCTGGTGAGGACGACAAAATCCAGCAGAACGCCAGTTCGAACAACGTGTGCCAGAACGATTTGGTGGACTCAGCACTGCCCGCCCCCGACAATAGACAGCAACGAATCGCCGAGCTGCAGAAGCTGAAGGCCAACTGCAAGCCTGAGGAACTGCAAAAAATCAAGACCAAGTGCGAGATACTGGTGCGAGACTGTATAGCCAGTCTGCTCCTCCAGCTTTCAGTAAAGGACTTCAAGGAAGTCGAAGGTTTCTATCTAATCAATTGATGGTTCATACAGCACGTACTAAAGTGTTTAATTTCAGACGAATTAAACCGGGCTGTGTGTTGGTACCTGACTTGCGATAGATACTGGGAGGACTCCCAGACTGATATTAGAAGTTTCCCCTGGGGGCTCCTTTGCATGATAATAATGGTCATGTCACTCGGGATATGTCTGTGTTACTACGTTATTTGGGTTCTGTTTGAGTAAGTACCTAGTTTTGTCCTTCACCGCTTCTATTATACAGATTTTCTGCTAGTACGGACGATGTGAGTGTGACAAGTGCCAGCATGACAGACAGGTCGACCCCTTCGCCAGCCCATTTACTGAGGCCCGACATGCAAGGTGTCCACGGTCACCCCAACACTGATGCACATCAAGTTTACACTGAGGACTATTATTTAGCTCCGGATAAGGACAATGAGTATATCTATGTG
Coding sequences:
- the LOC109599532 gene encoding uncharacterized protein LOC109599532; the encoded protein is MKSNYFNIQVLTLFLLSLIPWPGPSVFKISCPRDNARIVRRIVQNKWTPILDKYRVKLPLECPFHPQRDIFGPQQKAKHQHRPSQWTCGLCGKSFFEEKYLDMHFDNRHKGYINMAEDAVCLADYCDIMRCDVLITQDPKTVFPDLENTDIEIWREGSSYSKALATSGPRDVAKYTFKNGNYPHLHNTLKIVPKSKKSCQKSDAPDAASNNDERSSGEDDKIQQNASSNNVCQNDLVDSALPAPDNRQQRIAELQKLKANCKPEELQKIKTKCEILVRDCIASLLLQLSVKDFKEVEDELNRAVCWYLTCDRYWEDSQTDIRSFPWGLLCMIIMVMSLGICLCYYVIWVLFDTDDVSVTSASMTDRSTPSPAHLLRPDMQGVHGHPNTDAHQVYTEDYYLAPDKDNEYIYVTYPPDLKRRLLESCYNRTTRL